One genomic region from Artemia franciscana chromosome 17, ASM3288406v1, whole genome shotgun sequence encodes:
- the LOC136037930 gene encoding phenylalanine--tRNA ligase alpha subunit-like isoform X1 — protein sequence MSDLVEKVLKEIDKNEKTSSLVLAKQLNVDHQKVVGAIKSILSAGEVIKAEQKSDKNWELTSEGLEVASQGSHEGLVFRAIPPEGVTKDELLEIISKDKVDIGLGKAISLGWIMSDKNTGTKAPKFERKVQFIDDKVQKNLNSFQKGKELDKSVLLEYKKRKLVREVLITSYIVSKGSQFSTTLSKQETELTTDMITSGSWKEKSFKSYNFNALGATLSKGHLHPLQKVLEQYRQIFLEMGFSEMPTNNYVESSFWNFDALFQPQQHPARDAHDTFFLSEPKYGDNIPPEYMEKVERVHSTGGYGSIGYRYDWKVEEARKNVLRTHTTAVSAKMLYKLAQEPVFMPVKYFSIDRVYRNETLDATHLAEFHQIEGVVADYGLTLGDLLGVINEFFKKLGIEKLRFKPAYNPYTEPSMEVFSYHEGLKKWVEIGNSGLFRPEMLLPMGLPEGVNVIAWGLSLERPTMIKYCINNIRDLVGPRVNLEMVHENPICRIDKRGDKKLHSDKDTIGDLEATFNSVWIRASQLAQELNQLRKDVGLGSLEVPTYLELTNSKPLKTLEPSIDLSSIFVSLSLTCDPDFPPIGIFKLVETISKYIPTITSVHIHSSMKNRDFRTDYIPTLDTPGYQLRITLIFKKVGRSSIVCIGNRKMSLSQADLFRLVCRIYELVTKCPVYESVNEAAFIDMWLELQDECETSREINLKGFLEEVIKRLEKFGWLINSDKSVCDVFVADYLQTRNDKYPSIVSNWIQRCM from the exons ATGTCTGACCTTGTTGAAAAAGTcttaaaagaaattgataaaaatgagaaaaccaGCTCCTTAGTGCTTGCTAAACAACTAAATGTTGACCATCAGAAAGTGGTTGGTGCCATTAAAAGTATTCTTTCAGCAGGAGAG GTTATCAAGGCAGAACAGAAAAGTGACAAAAACTGGGAGCTAACCTCTGAGGGTTTGGAAGTTGCCTCACAAGGTAGTCATGAAGGACTGGTCTTCAGAGCAATACCTCCAGAAGGAGTTACTAAAGATGAGCTTctg gaaattatttctaaagaCAAAGTTGACATTGGATTAGGAAAGGCTATTTCTCTTGGCTGGATTATGTCAGacaaaaacactggaacaaagGCACCGaaatttgaaagaaaggttCAATTTATTGATGATAaggttcaaaaaaatttaaattcttttcaaaaaggaaaGGAACTGGACAAATCTGTTTTATTGGAGTACAAGAAAAGAAAGTTGGTTCGAGAGGT ACTTATAACAAGCTATATTGTGTCTAAAGGTTCTCAGTTTAGCACAACTCTCAGCAAACAAGAGACCGAGCTGACGACTGACATGATTACTTCTGGCTCTTGGAAGGAAAAAAGCTTCAAATCATATAATTTTAATGCTCTTGGTGCTACCTTATCTAAAGGACATCTTCACCCCCTTCAAAAAGTTCTAGAACAATATCGACAGATTTTCTTGGAAATGGG GTTCTCTGAAATGCCCACAAATAATTACGTTGAGTCGTCGTTTTGGAATTTTGATGCACTGTTTCAGCCTCAGCAGCATCCAGCTCGCGATGCACATGACACTTTCTTCCTATCTG aGCCGAAATATGGTGACAATATACCACCGGAGTATATGGAAAAAGTTGAACGGGTTCACAGCACTGGAGGTTATGGTTCGATAGGGTACAGATACGATTGGAAAGTGGAAGAAGCtaggaaaaatgttttaaggACTCACACAACTGCTGTTAGCGCGAAAATGTTGTATAAACTAGCCCAG GAGCCAGTTTTTATGCCTGTGAAATATTTCAGCATTGATAGAGTCTACAGGAATGAAACTCTAGATGCAACTCATTTAGCTGAATTTCATCAAATTGAAGGTGTCGTTGCTGATTATGGCCTTACGCTTGGTGATCTGTtgg GTGTTATAAACGAATTCTTCAAAAAGCTAGGAATTGAAAAGCTACGTTTTAAGCCTGCTTACAATCCGTACACTGAGCCGAGTATGGAAGTATTTAGCTACCATGAAGGTCTCAAGAAATGGGTTGAAATTGGAAATTCTGGCCTTTTTCGACCTGAAATGTTACTGCCAATGGGACTGCCGGAAGGTGTAAACGTCATTGCCTGGGGACTCTCTTTAGAAAG GCCAACAATGATCAAGTATTGTATTAATAACATCCGTGACCTGGTTGGTCCTCGAGTGAATTTGGAGATGGTTCACGAAAACCCTATTTGCCGAATTGACAA aagaggTGACAAAAAACTACATTCAGATAAAGATACAATTGGAGATTTAGAGGCAACTTTCAACTCTGTTTGGATTCGGGCTAGTCAACTTGCTCAGGAGCTGAATCAACTGCGTAAAGATGTTGGCCTGGGATCATTGGAAGTACCGACATATTTAGAATTGACTAATTCAAAACCATTAAAGACTTTAGAGCCATCTATTGATTTGAGTAGTATCTTTGTCAGTTTGAGTCTTACGTGTGATCCTGATTTTCCACCAAttggaatttttaaattagttgaAACGATTTCGAAATATATACCAACCATTACTTCTGTGCATATTCATTCTTCTATGAAAAATAGGGATTTCAGGACGGATTATATCCCTACTCTAGACACACCTGGTTACCAACTGAGAATCActctcattttcaaaaaagttggTAGATCAAGTATAGTTTGTATAGGAAATAGAAAGATGTCCCTTAGTCAGGCAGACTTATTCAGACTTGTTTGTAGGATCTATGAATTAGTGACAAAGTGCCCAGTTTATGAGTCCGTTAATGAAGCAGCCTTTATTGATATGTGGTTGGAATTGCAAGATGAATGTGAGACAAGTagagaaattaatttgaaaggGTTTCTAGAGGAAGTTATAAAGAGGCTGGAGAAGTTTGGTTGGCTTATTAACAGTGATAAAAGTGTTTGTGATGTTTTTGTAGCCGATTATTTACAAACGAGGAATGATAAGTATCCTTCAATTGTTTCCAATTGGATCCAGAGATGTATGTAA
- the LOC136037930 gene encoding phenylalanine--tRNA ligase alpha subunit-like isoform X2 produces the protein MSDLVEKVLKEIDKNEKTSSLVLAKQLNVDHQKVVGAIKSILSAGEVIKAEQKSDKNWELTSEGLEVASQGSHEGLVFRAIPPEGVTKDELLEIISKDKVDIGLGKAISLGWIMSDKNTGTKAPKFERKVQFIDDKVQKNLNSFQKGKELDKSVLLEYKKRKLVREVLITSYIVSKGSQFSTTLSKQETELTTDMITSGSWKEKSFKSYNFNALGATLSKGHLHPLQKVLEQYRQIFLEMGFSEMPTNNYVESSFWNFDALFQPQQHPARDAHDTFFLSEPKYGDNIPPEYMEKVERVHSTGGYGSIGYRYDWKVEEARKNVLRTHTTAVSAKMLYKLAQEPVFMPVKYFSIDRVYRNETLDATHLAEFHQIEGVVADYGLTLGDLLGVINEFFKKLGIEKLRFKPAYNPYTEPSMEVFSYHEGLKKWVEIGNSGLFRPEMLLPMGLPEGVNVIAWGLSLERPTMIKYCINNIRDLVGPRVNLEMVHENPICRIDKGDKKLHSDKDTIGDLEATFNSVWIRASQLAQELNQLRKDVGLGSLEVPTYLELTNSKPLKTLEPSIDLSSIFVSLSLTCDPDFPPIGIFKLVETISKYIPTITSVHIHSSMKNRDFRTDYIPTLDTPGYQLRITLIFKKVGRSSIVCIGNRKMSLSQADLFRLVCRIYELVTKCPVYESVNEAAFIDMWLELQDECETSREINLKGFLEEVIKRLEKFGWLINSDKSVCDVFVADYLQTRNDKYPSIVSNWIQRCM, from the exons ATGTCTGACCTTGTTGAAAAAGTcttaaaagaaattgataaaaatgagaaaaccaGCTCCTTAGTGCTTGCTAAACAACTAAATGTTGACCATCAGAAAGTGGTTGGTGCCATTAAAAGTATTCTTTCAGCAGGAGAG GTTATCAAGGCAGAACAGAAAAGTGACAAAAACTGGGAGCTAACCTCTGAGGGTTTGGAAGTTGCCTCACAAGGTAGTCATGAAGGACTGGTCTTCAGAGCAATACCTCCAGAAGGAGTTACTAAAGATGAGCTTctg gaaattatttctaaagaCAAAGTTGACATTGGATTAGGAAAGGCTATTTCTCTTGGCTGGATTATGTCAGacaaaaacactggaacaaagGCACCGaaatttgaaagaaaggttCAATTTATTGATGATAaggttcaaaaaaatttaaattcttttcaaaaaggaaaGGAACTGGACAAATCTGTTTTATTGGAGTACAAGAAAAGAAAGTTGGTTCGAGAGGT ACTTATAACAAGCTATATTGTGTCTAAAGGTTCTCAGTTTAGCACAACTCTCAGCAAACAAGAGACCGAGCTGACGACTGACATGATTACTTCTGGCTCTTGGAAGGAAAAAAGCTTCAAATCATATAATTTTAATGCTCTTGGTGCTACCTTATCTAAAGGACATCTTCACCCCCTTCAAAAAGTTCTAGAACAATATCGACAGATTTTCTTGGAAATGGG GTTCTCTGAAATGCCCACAAATAATTACGTTGAGTCGTCGTTTTGGAATTTTGATGCACTGTTTCAGCCTCAGCAGCATCCAGCTCGCGATGCACATGACACTTTCTTCCTATCTG aGCCGAAATATGGTGACAATATACCACCGGAGTATATGGAAAAAGTTGAACGGGTTCACAGCACTGGAGGTTATGGTTCGATAGGGTACAGATACGATTGGAAAGTGGAAGAAGCtaggaaaaatgttttaaggACTCACACAACTGCTGTTAGCGCGAAAATGTTGTATAAACTAGCCCAG GAGCCAGTTTTTATGCCTGTGAAATATTTCAGCATTGATAGAGTCTACAGGAATGAAACTCTAGATGCAACTCATTTAGCTGAATTTCATCAAATTGAAGGTGTCGTTGCTGATTATGGCCTTACGCTTGGTGATCTGTtgg GTGTTATAAACGAATTCTTCAAAAAGCTAGGAATTGAAAAGCTACGTTTTAAGCCTGCTTACAATCCGTACACTGAGCCGAGTATGGAAGTATTTAGCTACCATGAAGGTCTCAAGAAATGGGTTGAAATTGGAAATTCTGGCCTTTTTCGACCTGAAATGTTACTGCCAATGGGACTGCCGGAAGGTGTAAACGTCATTGCCTGGGGACTCTCTTTAGAAAG GCCAACAATGATCAAGTATTGTATTAATAACATCCGTGACCTGGTTGGTCCTCGAGTGAATTTGGAGATGGTTCACGAAAACCCTATTTGCCGAATTGACAA aggTGACAAAAAACTACATTCAGATAAAGATACAATTGGAGATTTAGAGGCAACTTTCAACTCTGTTTGGATTCGGGCTAGTCAACTTGCTCAGGAGCTGAATCAACTGCGTAAAGATGTTGGCCTGGGATCATTGGAAGTACCGACATATTTAGAATTGACTAATTCAAAACCATTAAAGACTTTAGAGCCATCTATTGATTTGAGTAGTATCTTTGTCAGTTTGAGTCTTACGTGTGATCCTGATTTTCCACCAAttggaatttttaaattagttgaAACGATTTCGAAATATATACCAACCATTACTTCTGTGCATATTCATTCTTCTATGAAAAATAGGGATTTCAGGACGGATTATATCCCTACTCTAGACACACCTGGTTACCAACTGAGAATCActctcattttcaaaaaagttggTAGATCAAGTATAGTTTGTATAGGAAATAGAAAGATGTCCCTTAGTCAGGCAGACTTATTCAGACTTGTTTGTAGGATCTATGAATTAGTGACAAAGTGCCCAGTTTATGAGTCCGTTAATGAAGCAGCCTTTATTGATATGTGGTTGGAATTGCAAGATGAATGTGAGACAAGTagagaaattaatttgaaaggGTTTCTAGAGGAAGTTATAAAGAGGCTGGAGAAGTTTGGTTGGCTTATTAACAGTGATAAAAGTGTTTGTGATGTTTTTGTAGCCGATTATTTACAAACGAGGAATGATAAGTATCCTTCAATTGTTTCCAATTGGATCCAGAGATGTATGTAA
- the LOC136037930 gene encoding phenylalanine--tRNA ligase alpha subunit-like isoform X3 → MSDLVEKVLKEIDKNEKTSSLVLAKQLNVDHQKVVGAIKSILSAGEVIKAEQKSDKNWELTSEGLEVASQGSHEGLVFRAIPPEGVTKDELLEIISKDKVDIGLGKAISLGWIMSDKNTGTKAPKFERKVQFIDDKVQKNLNSFQKGKELDKSVLLEYKKRKLVREVLITSYIVSKGSQFSTTLSKQETELTTDMITSGSWKEKSFKSYNFNALGATLSKGHLHPLQKVLEQYRQIFLEMGFSEMPTNNYVESSFWNFDALFQPQQHPARDAHDTFFLSEPKYGDNIPPEYMEKVERVHSTGGYGSIGYRYDWKVEEARKNVLRTHTTAVSAKMLYKLAQEPVFMPVKYFSIDRVYRNETLDATHLAEFHQIEGVVADYGLTLGDLLGVINEFFKKLGIEKLRFKPAYNPYTEPSMEVFSYHEGLKKWVEIGNSGLFRPEMLLPMGLPEGVNVIAWGLSLERPTMIKYCINNIRDLVGPRVNLEMVHENPICRIDK, encoded by the exons ATGTCTGACCTTGTTGAAAAAGTcttaaaagaaattgataaaaatgagaaaaccaGCTCCTTAGTGCTTGCTAAACAACTAAATGTTGACCATCAGAAAGTGGTTGGTGCCATTAAAAGTATTCTTTCAGCAGGAGAG GTTATCAAGGCAGAACAGAAAAGTGACAAAAACTGGGAGCTAACCTCTGAGGGTTTGGAAGTTGCCTCACAAGGTAGTCATGAAGGACTGGTCTTCAGAGCAATACCTCCAGAAGGAGTTACTAAAGATGAGCTTctg gaaattatttctaaagaCAAAGTTGACATTGGATTAGGAAAGGCTATTTCTCTTGGCTGGATTATGTCAGacaaaaacactggaacaaagGCACCGaaatttgaaagaaaggttCAATTTATTGATGATAaggttcaaaaaaatttaaattcttttcaaaaaggaaaGGAACTGGACAAATCTGTTTTATTGGAGTACAAGAAAAGAAAGTTGGTTCGAGAGGT ACTTATAACAAGCTATATTGTGTCTAAAGGTTCTCAGTTTAGCACAACTCTCAGCAAACAAGAGACCGAGCTGACGACTGACATGATTACTTCTGGCTCTTGGAAGGAAAAAAGCTTCAAATCATATAATTTTAATGCTCTTGGTGCTACCTTATCTAAAGGACATCTTCACCCCCTTCAAAAAGTTCTAGAACAATATCGACAGATTTTCTTGGAAATGGG GTTCTCTGAAATGCCCACAAATAATTACGTTGAGTCGTCGTTTTGGAATTTTGATGCACTGTTTCAGCCTCAGCAGCATCCAGCTCGCGATGCACATGACACTTTCTTCCTATCTG aGCCGAAATATGGTGACAATATACCACCGGAGTATATGGAAAAAGTTGAACGGGTTCACAGCACTGGAGGTTATGGTTCGATAGGGTACAGATACGATTGGAAAGTGGAAGAAGCtaggaaaaatgttttaaggACTCACACAACTGCTGTTAGCGCGAAAATGTTGTATAAACTAGCCCAG GAGCCAGTTTTTATGCCTGTGAAATATTTCAGCATTGATAGAGTCTACAGGAATGAAACTCTAGATGCAACTCATTTAGCTGAATTTCATCAAATTGAAGGTGTCGTTGCTGATTATGGCCTTACGCTTGGTGATCTGTtgg GTGTTATAAACGAATTCTTCAAAAAGCTAGGAATTGAAAAGCTACGTTTTAAGCCTGCTTACAATCCGTACACTGAGCCGAGTATGGAAGTATTTAGCTACCATGAAGGTCTCAAGAAATGGGTTGAAATTGGAAATTCTGGCCTTTTTCGACCTGAAATGTTACTGCCAATGGGACTGCCGGAAGGTGTAAACGTCATTGCCTGGGGACTCTCTTTAGAAAG GCCAACAATGATCAAGTATTGTATTAATAACATCCGTGACCTGGTTGGTCCTCGAGTGAATTTGGAGATGGTTCACGAAAACCCTATTTGCCGAATTGACAAGTAA